One Pecten maximus chromosome 16, xPecMax1.1, whole genome shotgun sequence DNA window includes the following coding sequences:
- the LOC117344492 gene encoding F-box only protein 42-like, with the protein MDISPTQAIIERLNMDVDSNSQSVHIRDLPEEILEYVLRYLSPYRDLKSAMLVCHQWHRLVQGVLHQIYLDFLHSLWDSKISWTEILPEVGSNITERYSHCACYYDKSAYIFGGCTSTNTTFNDLWRFDLSTRQWVRPLAIGTYPSPKACSSMTVYKDSLVLFGGWSHPTPYPLHQAARFFSELHMYKPETNRWFHITTMSPTSPKPTAGHSASVVGDTMVVFGGSHIPGAGTNDVWVFDFIEMLWKKKQIGNKKPSPRYGQTQMTIDDSHILIIGGCGGPNQIFSDVWLLSLDCEPWQWQEIHVLHPENAAPQLWCHPACKVGDMIVVLSKPSKPLQSSSKENIRENQATMRQTFRGNRVWVPPRGDNSQDAPSDNRNRARPMHVSDSDDSSGAESEDNMPGGQGGQRPEFKHPSYLQLRSSRSRGQPNQSSRGMGGHLSPNRLQGQGHFSGSVVGDDLPSEEGACGGTSSLRPGVPSVRPNAMKNRQKQLEALRKFEEKLRESRIGQSSSSGRGQGNASSVGGGNTANSRDNRVTMHLHVLDISEVIKTKTATWRPINENISLNAPEETIFYSMVEGRGELIVFGGIQRDIQSMQRGMDVKPQVVSNSLYIVSPRKQYL; encoded by the exons ATGGACATTTCACCGACACAAGCCATCATAGAACGACTTAACATGGATGTTGATTCGAATTCACAATCTGTTCATATCAGGGATCTACCAGAGGAGATTTTAGAATATGTACTTCGATACTTATCTCCATATCGGGATTTAAAATCGGCGATGCTGGTGTGCCACCAATGGCATCGACTTGTTCAAG GTGTGCTGCATCAAATCTACCTTGACTTCCTTCATAGTTTGTGGGACAGTAAGATCAGCTGGACAGAGATCCTGCCTGAGGTTGGCTCCAACATCACAGAGCGCTACTCTCACTGTGCTTGCTACTATGACAAATCTGCCTACATCTTCGGTGGCTGCACTTCCACAAATACAACCTTCAATGACCTCTGGAGGTTTGACCTTTCAACAAGACAGTGGGTCCGACCACTAGCCATAG GAACATATCCATCACCAAAGGCATGTTCCAGCATGACAGTCTACAAAGACAGCCTAGTCCTTTTTGGTGGCTGGAGCCATCCTACTCCTTATCCCCTGCATCAG GCTGCCCGGTTTTTCTCTGAGCTACACATGTACAAACCAGAGACAAACAGGTGGTTTCACATCACCACCATGTCCCCAACAAGTCCTAAGCCAACAGCTGGTCACTCAGCCTCTGTAGTCGGGGACACCATGGTCGTGTTTGGAGGCTCACATATTCCAGGAGCTGG AACCAatgatgtttgggtgtttgatTTCATTGAAATGCTGTGGAAAAAGAAGCAAATTGGAAATAAGAAACCTAGCCCAAGATATGGCCAAACACAG ATGACCATAGATGACTCACATATTCTGATCATCGGGGGATGTGGTGGACCTAATCAG ATCTTTAGCGATGTCTGGCTTCTCTCCCTTGACTGTGAACCTTGGCAATGGCAAGAGATTCATGTATTACATCCAGAAAATGCAGCTCCTCAACTTTGGTGTCACCCAGCTTGTAAG gTTGGTGATATGATAGTGGTTCTAAGTAAACCCAGCAAACCCCTGCAGTCCTCCTCCAAGGAAAATATCCGGGAAAATCAGGCCACCATGCGTCAAACttttaggggaaatagagtgTGGGTCCCtccaaggggagataattcacaAGACGCACCCTCTGATAATCGCAATAGAGCCCGACCTATGCATGTATCCGACAGTGATGACAGCTCTGGAGCAGAGAGTGAGGATAACATGCCTGGAGGTCAGGGAGGTCAGAGACCAGAGTTCAAACATCCCTCCTATTTACAGCTAAGGTCATCAAGGTCAAGAGGTCAACCGAATCAGTCCTCTAGAGGAATGGGAGGTCACTTGTCACCCAATAGACttcaaggtcaaggacattttTCAGGCAGTGTGGTAGGGGATGACCTTCCATCTGAGGAAGGAGCATGCGGAGGCACAAGTAGCTTAAGGCCTGGGGTGCCTTCAGTGCGACCAAATGCTATGAAAAATAGACAAAAACAGTTAGAGGCACTGAGGAAGTTTGAGGAAAAATTGCGAGAGAGTCGCATTGGACAATCATCGTCATCTGGCAGGGGGCAAGGGAATGCATCATCTGTAGGGGGAGGTAATACTGCTAACTCTCGAGACAATCGTGTGACAATGCATTTACATGTTCTAGACATTAGTGAGGTCATCAAGACCAAGACGGCCACATGGCGACCTATCAATGAAAACATTTCCTTAAATGCTCCAGAGGAGACAATATTCTACTCAATGGTTGAAGGTCGAGGAGAACTGATAGTTTTTGGTGGTATTCAGCGAGACATCCAGTCCATGCAGCGTGGTATGGACGTTAAGCCACAAGTCGTTAGCAACAGTCTCTACATTGTTTCTCCTCGTAAACAGTATTTATAG
- the LOC117344494 gene encoding coiled-coil domain-containing protein 115-like, giving the protein MMDSSKEIEEKLDGLVLEFFSTLEDLYKAQSCLNEEMKNGFLQMSRARYNMGAKAISQSQYDEHKMAASVKVVIDDDNKGGNAFVINNVTRSVKSEIPEKDTAVETVGLRKRNVQKSEQDTEEKEPANQKDKNPGETNISVDKKRLPDPLNWFGVLVPQSLRQSQASFKQAVEQAVNIANLKLKIAELRKDYINCMGIKVKEKLNEDD; this is encoded by the coding sequence ATGATGGATTCAAGCAAGGAAATTGAGGAGAAATTAGATGGACTTGTCCTGGAGTTCTTCAGTACGCTGGAAGACCTATACAAGGCTCAGTCATGTCTGAATGAGGAAATGAAAAATGGATTCCTACAAATGTCTCGGGCTCGTTACAACATGGGTGCTAAGGCAATTAGTCAATCACAATATGATGAGCACAAAATGGCAGCATCTGTTAAAGTGGTTATTGATGATGACAACAAAGGAGGCAATGCATTTGTCATCAATAATGTGACTAGATCTGTCAAAAGTGAAATTCCTGAAAAAGACACTGCGGTGGAAACTGTCGGACTAAGAAAACGTAATGTACAAAAATCTGAACAAGATACCGAGGAAAAAGAACCAGCCAATCAGAAGGACAAAAATCCTGGAGAAACAAATATCAGTGTAGATAAAAAAAGGTTACCTGACCCACTGAACTGGTTTGGCGTACTTGTGCCCCAGAGTTTAAGACAAAGCCAAGCTAGTTTTAAACAAGCAGTCGAACAGGCTGTGAACATTGCAAATCTGAAACTAAAAATTGCAGAATTGCGAAAAGATTACATAAATTGTATGGGAATAAAGGTAAAGGAAAAACTGAATGAAGATGATTGA